The Pseudomonas iranensis genome includes a window with the following:
- a CDS encoding ribonuclease E inhibitor RraB codes for MSTAYQEDISSNVLRRMKEGGFDFSRFHPIEFYAIFPDEERARRAAGKFRGESINAQVSARDDGAWSLELSKVMYATYDDIGDFEQGFSAVVEPLGGIIEGWGVKQEVRNRYRLN; via the coding sequence ATGAGCACAGCCTATCAAGAAGACATCAGCAGCAACGTTCTGCGCCGCATGAAAGAAGGCGGTTTCGATTTTTCCCGGTTCCATCCCATCGAGTTCTACGCGATTTTCCCGGACGAGGAGCGGGCGCGCAGGGCAGCAGGCAAATTTCGTGGTGAATCCATCAATGCCCAGGTCAGTGCGCGCGACGACGGCGCTTGGTCGCTGGAATTGAGCAAAGTGATGTACGCAACCTATGACGACATCGGCGATTTCGAGCAAGGCTTTTCAGCCGTGGTCGAACCGCTGGGCGGCATTATCGAGGGTTGGGGCGTGAAGCAGGAGGTGCGCAATCGTTACCGGTTGAATTGA
- a CDS encoding circularly permuted type 2 ATP-grasp protein: MIRTYFDEMYDAGGLVRPHYREFARWLAETPDELLAQRRREADLLFHRAGITFTLYGDEQGTERLIPFDTIPRSIPASEWRIVERGCIQRVKALNMFLADLYHEQRIIKAGIIPAEQVLANEQYQLAMQGLDLHRDIYSHISGVDLVRDGDGTYYVLEDNLRTPSGVSYMLEDRKMMMRLFPELFSAQRIAPIDHYPNLLLDTLKSSSPIDNPSVVVLTPGRFNSAFFEHAFLAREMGVELVEGADLFVRDDKVFMRTTDGPKAVDVIYRRLDDAFLDPLAFNPDSMLGVPGLLSSYRSGNVVLANAIGTGVADDKSVYPFVTDMIRFYLDEEPILKNVPTWQCRNPSELSHVLANLPELVVKETQGSGGYGMLVGPAATTAEIDAFRERIKAKPHAYIAQPTLSLSTCPTFVENGIAPRHIDLRPFVLSGRETRVVPGGLTRVALREGSLVVNSSQGGGTKDTWVVED, from the coding sequence ATGATCCGCACCTATTTTGACGAGATGTACGATGCCGGCGGCCTGGTCCGCCCGCATTACCGGGAATTTGCCCGCTGGCTGGCCGAGACGCCCGACGAGCTGCTCGCGCAGCGCCGCCGCGAGGCCGATCTGTTGTTTCACCGGGCCGGGATCACCTTCACGCTCTATGGCGACGAGCAGGGCACCGAGCGCCTGATTCCGTTCGATACCATTCCCCGCAGCATTCCGGCCAGTGAATGGCGGATTGTCGAGCGCGGCTGCATCCAGCGGGTCAAGGCGTTGAACATGTTTCTCGCCGACCTCTACCACGAGCAGCGCATCATCAAGGCCGGGATCATTCCCGCCGAACAGGTGCTGGCCAACGAGCAATACCAGTTGGCAATGCAGGGCCTGGATCTGCACCGCGACATCTACTCGCATATCTCCGGCGTCGATCTGGTGCGCGATGGCGATGGCACTTATTACGTTCTCGAAGACAACCTGCGCACACCCAGCGGCGTCAGCTACATGCTCGAGGACCGCAAGATGATGATGCGCCTGTTCCCCGAACTGTTCTCCGCCCAGCGCATCGCCCCGATCGATCACTATCCCAATCTGCTGCTCGACACCCTGAAAAGCTCAAGCCCGATCGACAATCCGAGCGTGGTGGTGTTGACGCCGGGACGCTTCAACAGCGCGTTCTTCGAACATGCGTTTCTGGCGCGGGAAATGGGCGTGGAACTGGTCGAAGGTGCGGATCTGTTCGTGCGTGACGACAAAGTCTTCATGCGCACCACTGACGGCCCGAAAGCGGTCGACGTGATCTACCGCCGGCTCGACGACGCCTTCCTCGATCCGCTGGCATTCAACCCGGACTCGATGCTCGGCGTGCCGGGGCTGTTGTCGTCCTATCGTTCCGGCAACGTGGTGCTGGCCAACGCCATCGGCACCGGCGTGGCGGACGATAAATCGGTGTACCCGTTTGTCACCGACATGATCCGTTTCTACCTCGACGAAGAGCCGATTCTGAAAAACGTCCCGACCTGGCAGTGCCGCAACCCGTCCGAGCTGTCCCACGTGCTGGCCAATCTTCCGGAACTGGTGGTCAAGGAAACCCAAGGTTCCGGCGGTTACGGGATGCTGGTCGGGCCGGCCGCGACGACGGCGGAAATCGATGCCTTTCGTGAGCGCATCAAAGCCAAACCCCATGCCTACATCGCGCAGCCGACGCTGTCGCTGTCGACCTGTCCGACCTTTGTCGAGAACGGCATTGCACCGCGCCATATCGATTTGCGTCCGTTTGTGTTGTCCGGTCGCGAAACCCGTGTGGTGCCTGGCGGTTTGACCCGTGTCGCGTTGCGTGAAGGCTCCCTGGTGGTGAATTCCTCCCAGGGCGGCGGCACCAAGGACACCTGGGTAGTCGAGGATTGA
- a CDS encoding alpha-E domain-containing protein, with translation MLSRTASDLYWMSRYLERAENLARMLDISYSLSLMPQDGRGDGLHELAMPLLITGTLDDYLERHGDLHAERLLHFFALDAANPASIYSCLGSARASAHAVRGRITADMWENINATWLEIRGIAEQGLSRYGMSRFCEWIKERSHLFRGASYGTIMRNDAFRFIRLGTFIERADNTLRLLDARYEMAGDQAEAVSDGTAHAYYQWSALLRALSSFEAYTEIYRDAPGARHVAELLLLRADVPRSLRACTEEIDQILAQLPGANGRPAQRLAAEMDARLRYTGINEILEEGLHAWLTEFIPLVRQLGNAIHSSYLEAA, from the coding sequence ATGTTAAGTAGAACTGCCTCGGATCTGTACTGGATGTCGCGTTACCTGGAGCGTGCAGAGAACCTCGCGCGCATGCTCGACATCAGTTATTCGCTGTCGCTGATGCCGCAGGACGGTCGCGGCGACGGTCTGCACGAACTCGCCATGCCGTTGCTGATCACCGGCACCCTGGACGATTATCTTGAACGCCACGGCGACCTGCACGCAGAGCGCCTGCTGCATTTCTTTGCGCTCGATGCGGCCAATCCGGCGAGCATTTACAGCTGCCTCGGCTCGGCGCGGGCCAGTGCCCATGCGGTGCGCGGCCGAATCACCGCCGACATGTGGGAAAACATCAACGCGACCTGGCTGGAGATTCGCGGCATCGCCGAACAAGGCCTGAGCCGCTACGGCATGAGCCGCTTCTGCGAATGGATCAAGGAGCGGTCGCACCTGTTTCGCGGCGCGTCCTACGGCACGATCATGCGCAACGACGCGTTTCGCTTTATTCGTCTGGGCACGTTTATCGAGCGCGCGGACAACACGCTGCGCCTGCTCGATGCCCGTTACGAAATGGCCGGTGATCAGGCCGAAGCAGTCAGCGACGGCACGGCGCACGCCTATTACCAATGGAGTGCGCTGCTGCGCGCCTTGTCCTCATTCGAGGCCTACACCGAAATCTACCGCGACGCGCCCGGCGCCCGGCATGTCGCCGAACTGCTGCTATTGCGCGCCGATGTGCCGCGTTCGCTGCGTGCCTGTACCGAAGAGATCGACCAGATCCTCGCGCAACTGCCCGGCGCCAACGGCCGCCCGGCACAACGCCTGGCGGCGGAAATGGACGCGCGCCTGCGCTACACCGGCATCAACGAAATCCTCGAAGAAGGCCTGCACGCCTGGCTGACCGAATTCATCCCGCTGGTGCGCCAGTTGGGCAACGCCATTCACAGTTCCTACCTGGAGGCTGCATGA
- a CDS encoding transglutaminase family protein has product MRLSISHETTYHYEDQVRASIQYLRLTPHDSERQHVLSWQLDLPRPVRAQLDPFGNILHVLTMDEPHEAIIIGARGQVDIDELREAEHESQSALPFLRFTRLTEADEALREFAAKNCKQRRDRTALIDLMHGLNQHMTYTPGSTEVDTSAAEAFAGRAGVCQDHTHAFLACARSLGVPSRYVSGYLYSEDCEHLASHAWAEAWLDDAWYSFDVTNQLARPERHLKLAVGLDYLDACPVRGMRRGGGCEQMHAKVFVSPTPVISVQQQ; this is encoded by the coding sequence ATGAGACTTTCCATAAGCCACGAGACCACCTATCACTACGAAGATCAGGTGCGCGCGAGCATCCAGTACCTGCGCCTTACGCCCCACGACAGCGAGCGCCAGCATGTCCTCAGTTGGCAACTCGACCTGCCGCGTCCGGTGCGTGCGCAGCTCGATCCGTTCGGCAACATCCTGCATGTGCTGACCATGGACGAGCCGCACGAAGCGATCATCATCGGCGCCCGTGGTCAGGTCGATATTGACGAATTGCGCGAGGCCGAACATGAGAGCCAGTCGGCGCTGCCGTTCCTGCGCTTCACGCGCCTGACCGAAGCCGATGAAGCCTTGCGCGAATTTGCCGCGAAGAACTGCAAGCAACGGCGTGATCGCACCGCGCTGATCGACTTGATGCACGGTCTGAATCAGCACATGACCTACACGCCGGGCTCCACCGAAGTCGACACCAGCGCCGCCGAAGCTTTCGCCGGTCGCGCCGGGGTTTGTCAGGATCATACCCATGCGTTTCTCGCCTGCGCGCGCAGCCTCGGGGTGCCGTCGCGTTACGTGTCGGGTTATCTGTACAGCGAAGATTGCGAGCATCTGGCCAGTCATGCCTGGGCAGAAGCGTGGCTGGATGACGCGTGGTACAGCTTCGACGTGACCAACCAACTGGCGCGCCCGGAGCGACACTTGAAGCTGGCGGTGGGCCTGGATTATCTCGATGCCTGCCCGGTCCGCGGCATGCGCCGGGGCGGCGGCTGTGAGCAGATGCACGCCAAGGTATTCGTCTCGCCGACGCCGGTTATTTCCGTGCAGCAACAATAG
- a CDS encoding c-type cytochrome, whose protein sequence is MDGDHLKTLIALGALLLSLPLSAAQLDLQLGANSRTWQTEELLKHPQLQTLTINNDVSYKKDMTYQAVPLAALLKGVKPEDHLQAVALDGFAAELAAAPLLNKDGARAWLAIEDPARPWPPLSAGKHSAGPFYLVWTDPQAGNISPEQWPFEVASIKLMAPVAQRFPALLPDPALKADDPVNKGFALFQKNCLACHRLNGAGDAQFGPDLNIPYSPTEYFGADFLKRYIRDPQSLRQWPQAKMPGFSAQVLPDGDLEMLVGYLKHMAGRKAKP, encoded by the coding sequence ATGGACGGCGATCATTTGAAAACGCTCATTGCGCTCGGTGCCTTGTTGCTGAGCTTGCCCTTGTCTGCCGCACAACTGGATTTGCAGTTGGGGGCAAACAGCCGCACCTGGCAGACCGAAGAGCTGCTCAAACATCCTCAGCTGCAAACTCTCACGATCAACAATGATGTTTCCTACAAGAAGGACATGACCTATCAGGCTGTGCCTCTGGCCGCATTGCTGAAGGGGGTCAAGCCGGAGGATCACTTGCAAGCGGTGGCGCTGGACGGCTTTGCCGCAGAGTTGGCCGCCGCGCCCTTGCTGAACAAGGACGGCGCACGCGCATGGCTGGCAATCGAGGACCCGGCGCGGCCGTGGCCACCGCTGTCTGCCGGCAAGCACAGCGCCGGGCCGTTCTATCTGGTCTGGACCGATCCGCAGGCAGGTAATATCAGCCCCGAACAGTGGCCGTTCGAAGTCGCCAGCATCAAGCTGATGGCGCCGGTGGCCCAACGATTCCCTGCCCTGCTGCCCGATCCTGCCTTGAAGGCCGATGATCCGGTGAACAAGGGTTTTGCCCTGTTTCAGAAAAACTGCCTGGCCTGCCACCGGCTGAATGGTGCCGGAGACGCGCAGTTCGGTCCGGATCTGAATATTCCGTATAGCCCGACCGAGTATTTTGGGGCGGATTTCTTGAAGCGCTACATCCGCGATCCGCAGAGTTTGCGTCAGTGGCCGCAGGCGAAGATGCCGGGGTTTTCCGCGCAGGTGTTGCCGGATGGAGACCTTGAAATGCTGGTGGGCTATCTCAAGCACATGGCCGGCCGCAAAGCCAAGCCGTAA
- a CDS encoding acetyl-CoA C-acetyltransferase — protein MTEALIFDALRTPRGKGKADGALHSVKPVNLVAGLLNALQVRTALDTSQVDDVVLGCVTPIGDQGSDIAKTAVQVADWDVSVAGVQINRFCASGLEAVNLGAMKVRSGFEDLVVVGGVESMSRVPMGSDGGAWALDPQTNLHSHFTPQGVGADLIATLEGFSRQDVDAYALHSQQKAARARADGSFNKSLVPVQDQNGIVLLDHDEFIRAESTLEGLGKLKPSFEMIGQMGFDATALRVYSHVERINHVHTPGNSSGIVDGAALMLIGSEAKGRALGLQPRARIVATAVTSTDPTIMLTGPAPATRKALAKAGLRVEDIDLFEVNEAFASVVLKFIKDMAVDPGKVNVNGGSIAMGHPLGATGCAILGTLLDELEARHLRYGLATLCVGGGMGIATIIERL, from the coding sequence ATGACTGAAGCTTTGATTTTCGATGCGTTGCGCACCCCGCGTGGCAAAGGCAAGGCCGATGGCGCGCTGCACAGCGTGAAGCCGGTCAACCTGGTGGCCGGTTTGCTGAACGCCTTGCAGGTGCGCACGGCGCTGGATACCAGTCAGGTCGATGATGTGGTTCTCGGCTGCGTCACGCCGATCGGCGATCAAGGTTCCGACATCGCCAAGACGGCGGTGCAAGTAGCCGATTGGGATGTCAGCGTCGCCGGCGTACAGATCAACCGTTTCTGCGCTTCGGGTCTGGAAGCCGTGAATCTTGGCGCTATGAAAGTGCGCTCAGGCTTCGAGGATCTGGTGGTGGTTGGCGGCGTCGAATCGATGTCGAGGGTGCCGATGGGTAGCGATGGCGGCGCCTGGGCGCTGGACCCGCAGACCAACCTGCACAGCCATTTCACCCCGCAAGGGGTCGGCGCCGATCTGATCGCCACCCTCGAAGGCTTCAGCCGCCAGGACGTCGATGCCTACGCGCTGCACTCGCAGCAAAAAGCCGCACGAGCGCGGGCCGATGGCTCCTTCAACAAGTCGCTGGTGCCGGTGCAGGATCAGAACGGCATCGTCCTGCTTGATCACGATGAGTTCATCCGCGCCGAATCGACCCTCGAAGGCCTGGGCAAGCTCAAGCCAAGTTTCGAAATGATCGGGCAGATGGGCTTTGATGCCACGGCGTTGCGGGTCTACAGCCATGTCGAGCGGATCAACCATGTGCACACGCCGGGCAACAGTTCCGGAATTGTCGACGGTGCGGCGCTGATGCTCATCGGCTCCGAAGCCAAGGGCCGCGCGCTGGGGCTGCAGCCACGCGCGCGCATCGTCGCCACGGCCGTCACCAGCACAGATCCGACCATCATGCTCACTGGCCCGGCGCCGGCGACTCGCAAAGCGCTGGCCAAGGCCGGACTGCGCGTGGAGGACATCGATCTGTTCGAGGTCAACGAAGCGTTCGCTTCGGTGGTGTTGAAATTCATCAAGGACATGGCCGTCGATCCCGGCAAGGTCAACGTCAACGGCGGCTCGATCGCCATGGGCCACCCGCTGGGCGCCACCGGTTGCGCGATCCTCGGCACCCTGCTTGATGAACTGGAAGCGCGGCATCTGCGCTACGGCCTGGCGACGCTGTGTGTCGGCGGCGGCATGGGCATTGCCACCATCATCGAACGCCTCTGA
- a CDS encoding 3-hydroxyacyl-CoA dehydrogenase NAD-binding domain-containing protein has protein sequence MSEAIRYEKGQDGIVVLTMDMPGQSANTMNAVYREAMAACVARLLAEKDSIAGVIITSAKKTFFAGGDLNELIKVGKPEAKAFYDMVLTLKAQLRSLETLGKPVVAAINGAALGGGWEICLACHHRIAVDDASVQLGLPEVTLGLLPGGGGVVRMVRMLGIEKALPYLLEGKKVRPQQALQAGLIDELAADPDELLAKARAWILANPAAVQRWDVKGYQIPGGTPSNPKVAQMLAIAPSILRAKTQGTLPAPEKILCAAVEGAQVDFDTAHLIETRYFTELTTGQISKNLIGTFWFQLNEINAGGSRPQGFAPYKTRKVGVLGAGMMGAGIAFVSASAGIDVVLKDINLAAAEKGKAHSAALLDKKVARGQMTAEQREAVLARIVASESDADLAGCDLIIEAVFEDRQLKARVSAAAQQVVGGEAVIASNTSTLPITGLATAVADQSKFIGLHFFSPVEKMPLVEIIKGAQTSAETLARGFDFVLQIKKTPIVVNDSRGFFTSRVFGTFTNEGIAMLGEGVSAPMIETEARKAGMPVGPLAISDEVSLSLMSHIRQQTAKDLQAEGKPLIEHPAFAVIDLMLNEFKRPGKAAGGGFYEYPAGAQKHLWPELKTRFEKADGQISAKDVRDRLLFVQAIETVRCVEEGVLTSTADANVGSIFGIGFAAWTGGALQFINQYGLKDFIARAQYLAEQYGERFTPPALLLDKAAKGEMF, from the coding sequence ATGAGCGAAGCCATTCGTTACGAAAAAGGCCAGGACGGTATCGTCGTGCTGACCATGGATATGCCGGGCCAGAGCGCCAACACCATGAACGCCGTGTACCGCGAGGCCATGGCCGCTTGCGTCGCCCGCTTGCTGGCTGAGAAAGACAGCATTGCCGGAGTGATCATCACCTCGGCGAAGAAAACCTTTTTTGCCGGCGGCGACCTCAATGAACTGATCAAGGTCGGCAAGCCCGAAGCCAAAGCTTTCTACGACATGGTGCTGACCCTCAAGGCGCAATTGCGCAGCCTGGAAACCCTCGGCAAACCGGTGGTCGCGGCGATCAACGGCGCTGCGCTGGGCGGCGGCTGGGAAATCTGCCTGGCCTGTCACCACCGCATTGCTGTTGATGACGCCTCGGTGCAACTCGGTCTACCGGAAGTGACCTTGGGCCTGCTGCCGGGAGGCGGCGGGGTGGTGCGCATGGTGCGCATGCTCGGCATCGAAAAAGCCCTGCCGTACTTGCTTGAAGGCAAGAAGGTGCGCCCGCAACAGGCGTTGCAGGCCGGGCTGATTGATGAATTGGCAGCGGATCCAGATGAATTGCTGGCCAAGGCGCGTGCTTGGATTTTGGCCAATCCGGCGGCAGTGCAGCGCTGGGACGTCAAGGGTTACCAGATTCCCGGCGGCACGCCATCGAACCCGAAAGTGGCGCAGATGCTGGCGATTGCGCCGTCGATCCTGCGCGCGAAAACCCAGGGCACTCTGCCGGCGCCGGAGAAGATTCTGTGCGCGGCGGTGGAGGGCGCTCAGGTCGATTTCGACACGGCGCACCTGATCGAAACCCGCTACTTCACCGAGCTGACGACCGGGCAAATCTCGAAAAACCTGATCGGTACGTTCTGGTTCCAGTTGAACGAGATCAACGCCGGCGGTTCCAGACCGCAAGGTTTTGCGCCCTATAAAACCCGCAAAGTCGGTGTGCTCGGCGCCGGAATGATGGGCGCAGGCATCGCGTTCGTCAGCGCCTCGGCCGGTATCGACGTCGTGCTCAAGGACATCAACCTCGCCGCTGCCGAGAAAGGCAAAGCGCATTCCGCTGCGCTGCTGGACAAGAAAGTTGCCCGTGGCCAAATGACCGCCGAACAGCGCGAAGCGGTGCTGGCGCGAATCGTTGCGAGCGAAAGCGATGCCGATCTGGCCGGTTGCGATCTGATCATCGAAGCGGTGTTCGAGGATCGCCAACTCAAAGCCAGGGTGTCCGCCGCCGCGCAACAGGTCGTGGGCGGCGAAGCGGTCATTGCTTCCAATACGTCGACGCTACCGATCACCGGTCTGGCGACGGCGGTGGCCGATCAAAGCAAATTCATCGGCCTGCATTTCTTCAGTCCGGTAGAAAAAATGCCGCTGGTGGAAATCATCAAAGGTGCGCAGACCAGCGCCGAAACTCTCGCTCGCGGTTTCGATTTCGTGCTGCAAATCAAGAAAACTCCGATCGTGGTCAACGACAGTCGCGGCTTCTTTACCTCGCGGGTGTTCGGCACATTCACCAACGAAGGCATTGCCATGCTCGGCGAGGGCGTCAGTGCGCCGATGATCGAGACCGAAGCGCGCAAGGCCGGGATGCCGGTCGGGCCTCTGGCAATCTCCGACGAAGTTTCCCTCAGCCTGATGAGCCATATCCGTCAACAGACGGCCAAGGACCTACAGGCTGAAGGGAAACCGCTGATTGAGCACCCGGCCTTTGCCGTGATTGACTTGATGCTCAATGAATTCAAGCGACCGGGTAAAGCTGCCGGAGGCGGTTTTTATGAGTATCCAGCCGGTGCCCAGAAGCATTTATGGCCGGAGCTGAAAACGCGCTTCGAGAAGGCAGACGGACAGATCTCTGCGAAGGATGTGCGTGATCGGCTGTTGTTTGTGCAGGCCATCGAAACCGTGCGCTGTGTGGAGGAGGGCGTGCTGACCTCGACGGCGGACGCCAACGTCGGCTCGATCTTCGGTATCGGTTTCGCCGCATGGACCGGCGGTGCGCTGCAGTTCATCAACCAGTATGGCCTGAAGGACTTCATCGCCCGCGCGCAGTATCTGGCCGAGCAATACGGCGAGCGCTTTACCCCGCCAGCGCTGTTGCTGGACAAAGCGGCGAAGGGTGAAATGTTCTAG
- a CDS encoding amidotransferase translates to MSLRICILETDILRPELIDQYQGYGQMFQRLFSQQPIAAEFTVYNVVKGEYPSDDETFDAYLVTGSKADSFGTDPWIQTLKTYLLNRYERGDKLLGVCFGHQLLALLLGGKSERASQGWGVGTHSYQLAAKAPWMSPVREELTLLISHQDQVTELPENATVIASSDFCPFAAYHINDQVLCFQGHPEFIHDYSRALLDLRQEALGSQIYSKGVASLEQEHHGATVAEWMMRFVAHKPETAQR, encoded by the coding sequence ATGTCGCTGCGCATCTGCATTCTCGAAACCGACATCCTGCGGCCCGAATTGATTGACCAATATCAGGGCTATGGGCAGATGTTCCAGCGCCTGTTCTCGCAACAACCGATTGCTGCTGAGTTCACTGTCTATAACGTGGTGAAGGGTGAGTATCCAAGTGACGATGAGACTTTCGATGCGTACCTGGTCACTGGCAGCAAGGCCGATTCGTTCGGCACGGATCCGTGGATCCAGACCCTCAAGACCTATCTTCTGAATCGCTACGAACGCGGCGACAAATTGCTCGGCGTGTGCTTTGGCCATCAATTGCTGGCGCTGCTGCTTGGTGGCAAGAGCGAGCGGGCCTCCCAGGGTTGGGGAGTCGGCACTCACAGCTATCAGCTGGCAGCCAAGGCGCCGTGGATGAGCCCGGTGCGCGAAGAGCTGACACTGCTGATCAGCCACCAGGATCAGGTCACCGAACTACCGGAAAACGCGACAGTCATCGCCTCCAGCGATTTCTGCCCGTTCGCGGCTTATCACATCAACGACCAGGTGCTGTGCTTCCAGGGCCACCCGGAATTCATTCACGATTACTCGCGCGCGCTGCTCGATCTGCGCCAGGAAGCGCTGGGTTCGCAGATCTACAGCAAGGGTGTCGCGAGCCTTGAGCAGGAGCATCATGGCGCGACCGTTGCGGAGTGGATGATGCGCTTTGTGGCGCACAAACCAGAAACGGCTCAACGCTAA
- a CDS encoding magnesium and cobalt transport protein CorA, whose product MGRVVAAAVYSEGKKVTNITLDEGAAWAARPGHFVWIGLEEPDAQELFNLQRQFNLHELAIEDALEKHSRPKLETFGDALFIVTYSPVREHGVLQFIETHIFAGKGYIITARNGHSASYAQVRQRCEARPLLLEHGEDFVLYALLDFVIENYQPVGEAIHAEIDELERNVLCSALNERDIQKLHGLRRDVVRLRRYAAPMVEIGEELQKLSFPFIDKNMRPYFRDVQIHVTRQMEDLSTLADIASQTIEIGVLLEASRQSVVQRKFAAWAAILAFPTAVAGIYGMNFQNMPELTWHYGYFAVLGFIAVGCVSLWASFKRSGWL is encoded by the coding sequence ATGGGTCGAGTTGTTGCTGCTGCGGTGTACAGCGAAGGCAAGAAAGTCACCAATATCACGCTTGATGAAGGCGCCGCCTGGGCCGCCAGACCCGGCCATTTCGTCTGGATCGGCCTGGAAGAGCCGGACGCACAGGAGCTGTTCAACCTGCAACGCCAGTTCAATCTGCACGAGCTGGCCATCGAAGATGCGCTGGAAAAACACAGCCGGCCAAAACTGGAAACCTTTGGTGACGCTCTGTTTATCGTCACCTACTCGCCCGTTCGCGAACACGGCGTTTTGCAATTCATCGAGACGCATATCTTCGCCGGCAAAGGCTACATCATCACCGCGCGCAACGGCCACTCTGCGTCCTACGCCCAGGTGCGCCAACGCTGTGAGGCGCGTCCGCTGCTGCTCGAGCACGGGGAAGATTTTGTCCTGTATGCGCTGCTCGATTTCGTCATCGAGAATTATCAGCCGGTGGGCGAAGCGATTCACGCCGAGATTGATGAGCTGGAACGCAACGTGCTGTGCAGCGCCCTCAACGAGCGAGACATCCAGAAGCTGCACGGTTTGCGCCGTGACGTGGTGCGCTTGCGCCGATATGCGGCGCCGATGGTGGAAATCGGCGAAGAGCTGCAAAAGCTCAGTTTCCCGTTCATCGACAAGAACATGCGCCCGTACTTTCGCGATGTGCAGATTCACGTGACACGGCAGATGGAAGACCTCAGTACGCTGGCGGACATTGCCAGCCAGACCATCGAGATTGGCGTGTTGCTCGAGGCATCACGGCAGAGCGTGGTGCAGCGCAAGTTTGCGGCGTGGGCGGCGATTCTGGCGTTCCCCACAGCGGTGGCGGGGATTTACGGGATGAATTTCCAGAACATGCCCGAGTTGACCTGGCACTACGGCTATTTTGCGGTGCTGGGGTTTATTGCGGTGGGGTGTGTGAGTTTGTGGGCTAGTTTCAAGCGGTCGGGGTGGTTGTAG
- a CDS encoding lysophospholipid acyltransferase family protein produces MLFVFRMLLMGLHFILAGVLGVILGLCRPFNPDNSRLCARLYALPAMCILRLRVRSEVNGLMNKPDSCVIIANHQSNYDLFVFGNVVPRRTVCIGKKSLKWVPLFGQLFWLAGNVLIDRGNAHKARQSMLTTTHTLQNEDTSIWVFPEGTRNLGEDLLPFKKGAFQMAIAAGVPIVPVCVSSYIKHMRLNRWRSGNVLIRSLPAIPTAGLSMDDMPMLIERCREQMRECIESMDLQLQAA; encoded by the coding sequence ATGCTGTTTGTGTTTCGTATGTTGTTGATGGGCCTGCATTTTATTCTGGCCGGCGTGCTCGGCGTGATCCTTGGACTGTGCCGCCCGTTCAACCCGGACAACAGCCGACTCTGCGCCCGCCTCTACGCTTTACCGGCGATGTGTATCTTGCGTTTGCGGGTCAGGTCCGAGGTCAACGGCTTGATGAACAAGCCCGACAGTTGCGTGATCATTGCCAACCATCAGTCCAACTACGATCTGTTCGTGTTCGGCAATGTCGTCCCGCGCCGTACCGTGTGTATCGGCAAAAAAAGCCTGAAGTGGGTGCCGTTGTTCGGCCAGTTGTTCTGGCTGGCCGGCAATGTGTTGATCGACCGTGGCAATGCGCACAAGGCGCGGCAGTCGATGCTGACGACGACCCACACCTTGCAGAACGAAGACACCTCGATCTGGGTATTCCCGGAAGGCACCCGCAACCTCGGTGAAGATTTGCTGCCGTTCAAGAAAGGCGCATTCCAGATGGCAATTGCCGCCGGCGTGCCAATCGTTCCGGTGTGCGTGAGCAGCTACATCAAACACATGCGCCTGAATCGCTGGCGCAGCGGCAACGTTCTCATACGTTCCTTGCCAGCAATTCCTACAGCCGGTTTAAGCATGGATGACATGCCCATGCTCATCGAGCGATGCCGCGAGCAGATGCGTGAGTGCATTGAGTCGATGGATCTGCAATTGCAAGCCGCTTAA